The following are from one region of the Spodoptera frugiperda isolate SF20-4 chromosome 20, AGI-APGP_CSIRO_Sfru_2.0, whole genome shotgun sequence genome:
- the LOC118262110 gene encoding collagen alpha-2(IV) chain isoform X44: MGPGTLFYFLAALAIIHASEDTPKTKPKDEFKALSEAREARQYDSYQGQPDNEVVVDIEDDEKKQYYETNYDTSAYGFGYDVGPNGQFHHENRGPDGVTYGCYGYLDPDNFLRATHYVADSHGYRVVEPEKPVEVFPDEKYEYDESTGQALNTRPGQIIPWEKLFFPKGCGRTPGGVPAKPLPKPTPKPPRPIDSSSETTNVKPVQSGQGPNGPYGPGSWQGQPGKPGTPGRPGTPGTPGTPGTPGSPGSPGTPGGPGGPGGPGGPGGPSGGYYPGSSGTPGTAGSPGTPGTPGSPGTPGGPGTPGTSGYPGTAGTPGTPGYPGTEGTPGTPGYPGTAGTPGTPGTPGYPGTEGTPGTPGYPGTAGTPGTPGYPGTEGTPGTPGTPGYPGTAGYPGTAGTPGTPGYPGTEGTPGTPGTPGYPGTEGTPGTPGTPGYPGTAGTPGYPGYYPGGSGGYYPGQPTAPGTDGYYPGQGSGPGGPLGPDGTYGPDGTYYPGTPGTPGTPGTPGSPGGPGGPGGPGGPGGPGGPGGPNGPNGPSNGGYYPGQPGRPGTPGSPGSPGTPGGPGGPGGPGGPGGPGGPNGPNGPSSGGYYPGQPGSPGTPGSPGSPGTPGGPGGPGGPGGPGGPGGPNGPNGPSSGGYYPGQPGSPGTPGSPGSPGTPGGPGGPGGPGGPGGPGGPNGPNGPSSGGYYPGQPGSPGTPGSPGSPGTPGGPGGPGGPGGPGGPGGPNGPNGPSSGGYYPGQPGSPGTPGSPGSPGTPGGPGGPGGPGGPGGPGGPNGPNGPSNGGYYPGQPGSPGSPGSPGSPGTPGGPGGPGGPGGPGGPGGPTDTTTYPGQSSGQPSQPGQPGYPGKPGQPGYPGQPGQPGQPGQPGQPGQGGQPGKPGQPGYPGQPGQPGYPGQPGQPGQPGQPGQGGQPGKPGQPGYPGQPGQPGYPGQPGQPGQGGQPGQPGQPGGPGQPGYPGQPGQPGQGGQPGKPGQPGYPGQPGQPGYPGQPGQPGQPGQGGQPGKPGQPGYPGQPGQPGYPGQPGQPGQPGQGGQPGKPGQPGYPGQPGQPGYPGQPGQPGQPGQGGQPGKPGQPGYPGQPGQPGYPGQPGQPGQPGQGGQPGKPGQPGYPGQPGYPGQPGQPGQPGQGGQPGKPGQPGYPGQPGQPGYPGQPGQPGQPGQGGQPGKPGQPGYPGQPGQPGYPGQPGQPGGPGQQGQPGYPGQPGQPGQGGQPGQPGQPGGPGQPGYPGQPGQPGKPGQPGQPGYPGQPGQPGQPGYPGQPGQPGQPGYPGQPGQPGQPGKPGQPGQPGYPGQPGQPGQPGQPGQPGYPEQPGQPGGPGRPEDLTKPGQPGYPGQQGQPGGPGQPGQPGYPGQPGKPGQPGQPGYPGQPGQPGYPGQPGQPGQPGQQGQPGQPGKPGQPGQPGYPGQPGKPGEPGQPGYPGQPGQPGKPGQPGQPGYPGQPGEPGQPGQPGQPGQPGYPGQPGQPGGPGQPGQPGYPGQPGQAGQPGQPGYPGQPGQPGYPGQQGQPGGPGQPGQPGTPGQPGQPGYPGQPGQPGEPGKPGQPGQPGQPGYPGQPGQPGYPGQQGQPGGPGQPGQPGYPGQPGQPGQPGQPGQPGYPGQPGQPGEPGKPGQPGQPGQPGYPGQPGQPGYPGQQGQPGGPGQPGQPGYPGQPGQPGYPGQQGQPGGPGQPGQPGTPGQPGQPGHPGQPGQPGEPGKPGQPGQPGQPGYPGQPGQPGYPGQQGQPGGPGQPGQPGTPGQPGQPGYPGQPGQPGEPGKPGQPGQPGQPGYPGQPGQPGYPGQQGQPGGPGQPGQPGYPGQPGQPGEPGKPGQPGQPGQPGYPGQPGQPGQPGQSGGPGQPGQPGYPGQPGQPGGPGQPGQPGYPGQPGQPGYPGQPGQPGQPGHPGQPGYPGQPGQPGQPGYPGQPGQPGYPGQPGQPGQPGQPGYPGQPGQPGQPGYPGQPGQPGYPGQPGQPGQPGQPGYPGQPGQPGQPGQPGYPGQPGQPGYPGQPGQPGQPGYPGQPGQYPDSETAPSGTGVQPPATVPSHQMPPFPIYVIPYPLPIVPSPASCPCYLLKPGQNETNVQAQGPQATAPPHYQNQPQYPPYGIIGFVPVVFVPYCPGNASNMNSAQQNFPNAVPVQYSCNQCQASSDIYRYLGRLNGGRSTGFKDLKDLKDLKEIKSLTELDDLLKNQIKPLEKSMHTIAANPRVLAETNDKNEKKEKIETKTPRRRTRTGRTRVSKN; encoded by the exons ATGGGGCCGGGAACACTCTTCTATTTcttg GCCGCGCTGGCTATAATACATGCCAGCGAGGATACGCCAAAGACAAAGCCAAAAGATGAATTCAAAGCATTATCCGAAGCGCGAGAAGCTCGCCAATATGACTCGTACCAGGGACAACCAGATAACGAAGTGGTCGTGGACATAGAGGACGATGAAAAGAAACAGTATTATGAAACCAATTACGACAcaa GTGCATACGGCTTCGGTTATGACGTCGGTCCAAATGGGCAGTTCCATCATGAGAACCGCGGTCCGGATGGCGTCACCTATGGTTGCTATGGTTACTTGGACCCAGATAACTTCCTTCGTGCTACTCACTACGTTGCTGACAGCCACGGATACAGAGTAGTGGAACCAGAGAAACCAGTCGAAGTATTCCCTGACGAGAAATATGAATACGATGAATC CACTGGACAGGCGTTAAACACTCGGCCCGGACAAATCATCCCCTGGGAGAAACTCTTCTTCCCCAAGGGATGCGGTCGTACTCCCGGTGGAGTTCCAGCCAAGCCTTTACCGAAACCTACGCCCAAACCACCTCGTCCCATAGACAGCAGTAGCGAGACCACGAATGTCAAACCTGTACAATCTGGACAAG gACCCAATGGACCTTACGGCCCTGGATCat GGCAAGGtcaaccaggcaagccaggaaCTCCCGGCAGGCCCGGTACTCCAGGTACTCCAGGCACCCCAGGAACCCCAGGCTCTCCCGGTTCTCCCGGCACACCAGGTGGACCAG GAGGTCCAGGTGGTCCCGGCGGCCCCGGTGGTCCATCAGGCGGCTACTACCCCGGCTCTAGTGGAACCCCAGGCACCGCTGGATCTCCAGGAACCCCAGGTACACCCGGTAGTCCCGGTACCCCCGGCGGCCCAGGTACTCCTGGGACCTCAGGTTACCCTGGCACAGCTGGTACCCCAGGTACACCTGGATACCCAGGCACAGAAGGAACCCCAGGTACACCTGGTTACCCAGGCACAGCTGGTACCCCAGGCACACCAGGTACACCTGGATATCCAGGTACAGAAGGCACCCCAGGAACACCTGGTTACCCAGGTACGGCAGGTACCCCAGGTACACCTGGTTACCCAGGCACAGAAGGAACTCCTGGCACTCCAGGTACACCTGGTTACCCAGGCACAGCTGGTTACCCAGGCACAGCTGGTACCCCAGGCACACCTGGTTACCCAGGCACAGAAGGAACCCCAGGAACACCAGGCACACCTGGTTACCCAGGCACAGAAGGAACCCCAGGCACACCAGGCACACCTGGATATCCAGGCACAGCAGGCACACCTGGTTACCCAGGATACTATCCCGGCG GCTCAGGTGGATATTACCCAGGACAACCAACTGCACCAG GCACAGACGGCTATTATCCAGGACAAGGTAGTGGACCAG GAGGACCATTAGGTCCTGATGGTACTTATGGTCCCGATGGTACCTACTACCCGGGCACTCCAGGAACACCAGGCACACCAGGCACACCAGGCAGCCCCGGCGGCCCTGGCGGCCCag GAGGTCCCGGAGGGCCCGGCGGTCCTGGAGGCCCCGGAGGACCTAATGGACCCAATGGCCCATCAAACGGCGGCTACTACCCAGGACAACCCGGCAGACCTGGCACTCCAGGCAGTCCAGGATCACCAGGTACTCCAGGAGGACCAGGAGGTCCAGGTGGACCAGGAGGTCCTGGAGGACCAGGAGGACCAAACGGACCCAATGGCCCTTCAAGCGGCGGATACTACCCAGGACAACCCGGCAGCCCTGGCACTCCAGGAAGCCCAGGATCACCAGGCACTCCAGGAGGACCAGGTGGACCAGGTGGACCAGGAGGTCCAGGAGGACCTGGTGGACCTAATGGACCCAATGGCCCTTCAAGCGGCGGCTACTACCCAGGACAACCCGGCAGCCCTGGCACTCCAGGCAGCCCAGGATCACCAGGCACTCCAGGAGGACCAGGAGGTCCGGGCGGACCAGGTGGCCCAGGAGGTCCCGGAGGGCCTAATGGACCCAATGGCCCTTCAAGCGGTGGCTACTACCCAGGACAACCCGGCAGCCCTGGCACTCCAGGCAGCCCAGGATCACCAGGCACTCCAGGAG GACCAGGAGGTCCGGGCGGGCCAGGTGGACCTGGAGGTCCCGGAGGGCCTAATGGACCCAATGGCCCTTCAAGCGGCGGATACTACCCAGGACAACCCGGCAGCCCTGGCACTCCAGGCAGCCCAGGATCACCAGGCACTCCAGGAGGTCCAGGAGGACCAGGTGGGCCAGGTGGACCAGGTGGCCCGGGAGGGCCAAACGGACCCAATGGCCCTTCGAACGGCGGATACTACCCAGGACAACCCGGCAGCCCCGGTTCACCAGGAAGCCCAGGATCACCAGGAACACCCG gtggTCCCGGAGGTCCAGGTGGTCCCGGTGGACCTGGAGGACCCGGTGGTCCCACCGACACAACAACTTATCCAGGACAATCAA GTGGCCAACCTAGTCAACCAGGACAGCCGGGATACCCAGGCAAACCAGGACAGCCTGGCTACCCAGGACAACCAGGACAACCAGGGCAACCAGGACAACCCGGACAGCCAGGACAAGGTGGCCAACCTGGTAAACCAGGACAGCCAGGATACCCAGGCCAACCAGGACAGCCAGGATACCCAGGACAACCAGGCCAACCAGGACAACCAGGACAGCCAGGACAAGGTGGTCAACCTGGTAAACCAGGACAGCCAGGATACCCAGGCCAACCAGGACAGCCTGGCTACCCAGGACAACCAGGACAACCAG gACAAGGAGGACAACCTGGTCAACCTGGACAGCCAGGTGGCCCAGGACAGCCAGGATACCCAGGACAACCAGGACAGCCAGGACAAGGTGGCCAACCTGGTAAACCAGGACAGCCAGGATACCCAGGACAACCAGGTCAGCCAGGATACCCAGGACAACCAGGACAACCCGGACAGCCAGGACAAGGTGGCCAACCTGGTAAACCAGGACAGCCAGGATACCCAGGCCAACCAGGACAGCCAGGATACCCAGGACAACCAGGACAACCCGGACAGCCAGGACAAGGTGGCCAACCTGGTAAACCAGGACAGCCAGGATACCCAGGCCAACCAGGACAGCCAGGATACCCAGGACAACCAGGACAACCCGGACAGCCAGGACAAGGTGGCCAACCTGGTAAACCAGGACAGCCAGGATACCCAGGCCAACCAGGACAGCCAGGATACCCAGGACAACCAGGACAACCCGGACAGCCAGGACAAGGTGGCCAACCTGGTAAACCAGGACAGCCAGGATACCCAGGACAACCAG GATACCCAGGACAACCAGGACAACCCGGACAGCCAGGACAAGGTGGCCAACCTGGTAAACCAGGACAGCCAGGATACCCAGGACAACCAGGACAGCCAGGATACCCAGGACAACCAGGACAACCCGGACAGCCAGGACAAGGTGGCCAACCTGGTAAACCAGGACAGCCAGGATACCCAGGTCAACCAGGACAGCCAGGCTACCCAGGACAACCAGGACAGCCAGGTGGCCCAGGACAGCAAGGACAACCGGGTTATCCAGGACAACCAG GACAACCAGGGCAAGGAGGACAACCTGGTCAACCTGGACAGCCAGGTGGCCCAGGACAGCCAGGATACCCAGGACAACCAGGTCAGCCCGGAAAACCGGGACAACCTGGGCAGCCAGGTTACCCAGGGCAGCCCGGTCAGCCAGGACAGCCAGGATACCCAGGGCAACCCGGTCAGCCAGGGCAGCCAGGATACCCAGGTCAACCAGGACAACCAGGTCAACCCGGAAAACCGGGACAACCCGGGCAGCCAGGATACCCAGGGCAACCCGGTCAGCCAGGACAGCCAGGACAACCAGGGCAGCCCGGATATCCAGAACAACCAGGACAGCCAG gaGGACCAGGACGTCCTGAAGACCTAACTAAACCAGGTCAGCCAGGATACCCAGGACAGCAAGGACAACCCGGTGGTCCAGGACAGCCAGGACAACCTGGATACCCAGGACAACCAG GTAAACCAGGACAACCTGGTCAACCAGGATATCCAGGACAGCCAGGACAGCCCGGATACCCGGGACAACCTGGTCAACCAGGACAGCCAGGTCAACAAGGACAACCAGGACAGCCTGGTAAACCAGGTCAGCCAGGCCAGCCAGGATATCCAGGACAACCTGGCAAACCAGGCGAACCAGGCCAACCAGGATACCCAGGACAACCAGGACAACCTGGCAAACCGGGTCAACCTGGCCAGCCAGGATACCCAGGACAAccag GTGAACCAGGCCAACCTGGTCAACCCGGACAGCCAGGACAACCAGGATACCCAGGACAGCCAGGACAACCCGGTGGTCCAGGTCAGCCAGGCCAACCAGGATACCCAGGACAGCCAGGTCAAGCAGGACAACCAGGTCAACCAGGATACCCCGGACAGCCCGGACAGCCAGGATACCCAGGACAGCAAGGACAACCTGGTGGCCCAGGACAGCCAGGGCAACCAGGTACACCAGGCCAGCCCGGCCAACCAGGATACCCAGGCCAACCAGGTCAACCAGGAGAACCTGGCAAACCAGGACAACCTGGCCAGCCAGGACAACCAGGATACCCAGGACAGCCCGGACAGCCAGGTTACCCTGGACAGCAAGGACAACCTGGTGGTCCAGGACAGCCAGGACAACCAGGATACCCAGGACAACCCGGACAACCAGGTCAACCAGGCCAGCCCGGCCAACCAGGATACCCAGGCCAACCAGGACAACCAGGAGAACCTGGCAAACCAGGACAACCTGGCCAGCCAGGACAACCAGGATACCCAGGACAGCCCGGACAGCCAGGTTACCCTGGACAGCAAGGACAACCTGGTGGTCCAGGACAGCCAGGACAACCAGGATACCCAGGACAACCCGGACAACCAG GATACCCAGGACAGCAAGGACAACCCGGTGGTCCAGGACAGCCAGGGCAACCAG GTACACCAGGCCAGCCCGGCCAACCTGGACACCCAGGGCAGCCAGGTCAACCAGGAGAGCCTGGCAAACCAGGACAGCCTGGCCAACCAGGACAACCAGGATACCCAGGACAACCCGGACAACCGGGATACCCAGGACAGCAAGGACAACCCGGTGGTCCAGGACAGCCAGGGCAACCAGGTACACCAGGCCAGCCCGGCCAACCAGGATACCCAGGGCAGCCAGGTCAACCAGGAGAACCTGGTAAACCAGGACAGCCTGGCCAACCAGGACAACCAGGATACCCAGGACAACCCGGACAACCAGGATACCCAGGACAGCAAGGACAACCCGGTGGTCCAGGACAGCCAGGGCAACCAGGATACCCAGGCCAACCAGGTCAACCAGGAGAACCTGGCAAACCAGGACAGCCTGGCCAGCCAGGACAACCAGGATACCCAGGACAGCCCGGACAACCAGGACAACCAGGGCAATCAG GTGGCCCCGGACAACCAGGACAACCTGGATATCCAGGACAACCAGGACAGCCTGGAGGGCCTGGACAACCTGGACAACCGGGTTACCCAGGACAGCCCGGACAGCCGGGATACCCAGGACAGCCAGGTCAGCCAGGTCAACCTGGACACCCAGGGCAGCCGGGATACCCAGGACAACCAGGACAACCAGGACAGCCCGGATACCCAGGACAACCAGGACAGCCCGGATACCCAGGTCAGCCAGGACAACCAGGACAACCAGGACAGCCGGGATACCCAGGACAACCAGGACAACCAGGACAGCCGGGATACCCAGGACAACCAGGACAGCCGGGATACCCAGGTCAGCCAGGACAACCAGGACAACCAGGACAGCCGGGATACCCAGGTCAGCCAGGACAACCAGGACAACCAGGACAGCCGGGATACCCAGGACAGCCAGGACAACCAGGCTACCCCGGACAGCCAGGACAACCAGGACAGCCGGGATACCCAGGTCAACCAGGACAATACCCAG ATTCTGAAACGGCACCGTCTGGCACCGGAGTACAACCACCTGCCACTGTAC